The genomic region TCACAATGGGAGCACATATAAGATGGAGATTCAAGAAGGTCCTAAAGGACCTTTATTTTCGGTTTGTAGCCAAACCCCTGCAGCTTTTGATTGTTTAATGATATCTTAATGACATTCAGTTTTTCGGTTGCATATTTTGATTTTATGCTTGAATGGAAAGGTAATTTTTTAAATGTGCAGATTATTTGTGCTGATGGACAATCCTGTTCTGGGCAAACCCCAGATATGGCATGGGAGAAATTTCAGAAGACATTTTTTCCCCGGTTGAAGATTTGGCACGGGAAGAGGTTTTCATGCAAGATTGATGGTGTGGAGGTAGAATTTGATTCCTTTTTCGTTTGTAGTGTACTTCGGAATTGCTTTTATTGTAAGCAATTGGGTTTTGTTGTTACTTTGTTCTGTGGACACTCCTagcaagaaagaaaaatgtctAAGTTAATTACcatgaaaaacataaatgtcCTTAGCAACATTAAGATTTTGGTTCATCTGAAACACATTCACTAGTGACACAGTAAACTATGCTATGTGACAACTTATTGTGTTAGTCATCTTCTACATGTTCAGTTAATTTCAACTCATGACTCAACTCTCCATAAACTAGTCCTTCTGATATAGGTTATTTTATTGTTGTACAACCTTAGTTGATCTCGTCCATTGGAATGGCGCCTTTTCGGAATCTGGTCAACCTCTATGCAGGatgatatttattatttaaccaTTCTGTCTGCGAGAGAAGCATAGGATTTCCTTTCTATTTTACTTCATTCTTCACATGTTTGCtgaaataaatcaaacagaAAATGATAGTAACTCagaagattgattttttttgtgttttaaatgcAGTTTTTTGGCTTCAAAAATCCATTTGTCCAGAGGTTACTTCGGGAGATGGCAGCAAATGTTAATGGAACAGCAGAAAGGAGTTTGTTACCTTTGAGCTTCTGTAACAGGGCCTCTGGAACAGATGTCGATAATCATTCCCCAGAGCCATGTTCATTCGTGGCAACACCACGAATCACAGGGAAGAGAAGTAGGAGACGTGAACTTGTAAATTCGAATTCATTCAGTTCGGCTAGCATTAGAAGAAGCAGACCTGAATATCTGGCATCTGTAGCTGAGGCTTCAAAAGGGAAGAAGAGATATCATAATAATGGGAAGAATGCTGTGAATGAAGATGACATTTGTAAATATCCGAAGGTATTGCCACCATTACCTGCTCATCAAGAAGAGAGTGAGTTTTCAGCCAAAGATATTTTGCCATTAGATTTTGCTGGCGTCTCCAATCATCTCAGGAAGGATGCTGTTCATAAAGACACAAGGCTTTTTACAAGTTCTGGAAATTGTAAATCTACTGGGCTAGCTTGCAACTTGTCTGCAAATGAAGATAAACCTGTGAGCACATTTTCCGTTCTTATTCATCTTCCCCCCAAACCCCAAACGAAGCTGAAAATACTTCACTATTTTATTGGTTCCTTTTTGATTCGTATATTTTTGTAGATGCTTGAAAACACAAGTTTTCGCATATGCCCAAATATTTATTTGCTTACATCACTGCTTACTTCAAACTAGGCTTCTCTATGCTTGTTTAGAAAAGATGTCCATCGTCATCAATTTTGCTTGTGTCAGACTCACAGTTCTGTAGTGAATTTCTGTTGATTGAGACATTCTCAACTTCTTACAGCTTGATAGGTCTCAAGATGCGGATCCAATGGAACTAGAAGACAAAAATGTAGATGCTACAGTGCCAAAAGATTCCAAAGGTCTTACTGATGTTGGCCTTTATGCTCCAGATACCCTTGATTTAACACAGGGTAATCTTAACTCTCCATTTGTTTCATACTCTGTAGTTCCACTGTGATCACCGCAGCTTGTGGCTTCAAGTAATGGTAATTGATCATCATCTTTCATTTTTGTCGTCTTAATGCAGATAAGACTTCTGATTCTGCTCCAACCATCCAGGATAGAAGTGCCTTGAAGGTGGTCATTCCTGAAGGGTTGCTGACAGAATCACATCCAAAAGTCTCGCCACCATTAGTGCATTTAGTACCTGCTCATCACGAAGAGAGTGACTTTTCCGCCAAAGATAGTTTACCACTGGATTCTGTTTGCTTCTCCAATCATCTCAGGAAGGATTCTGCCCATGAAGAAGCCAGGCTTTTGGTTGGTTCTGGAAGTTGTAAATCTACTGTGTTAGCCAGCAACTTGCCTGTAGATGAAGAAAAACCTGTGAGCTCATTTCCCTTTTTATTCATCTTCCCTCAAAACCCCATAGGAAGCTGAGAACACTTCACTATTTTGTTGATTCCAGTTTGATTCACATATCCGTggaaaccttttgaaaacacACATTCTCACATATCTTTAAATATTTGTTCACATCACTGTGCTTAGTCCAAACTAGGCTTCTCTAAGCTTGTTCAGAAAAGTTGTCCATTTGTCCTCAGTTTTGCTTATGTTATGGTTCTGTAGTCGGTTTTCTGTTGAATGACATACTCTACAGCATGACAGGTATCAAGATTTCGACCTGATGGcaccagaagaaaaaaatatggatTCTACAATACCAAAAGATTCCGAAGCTTTTACTGATCTTTGTGCTCCTGATACCTTAGATTTTACACAAGGTAATCATTAAATATCCGCTTGTTTCATAGTATGCCATTCCATTGTGAGCACCCCAGATGGTGGCTTCAAGTATTGGTAATTGATAATCTATTCCACTATTTCGGCATTAAATGCAGATAATACTTCTGAATCTGCTTCAACTATCCAGGATAGAAGTGCCTTGAATGTGGTCATTTCTGAAGGTTTGGTGACTGAATCACACCCAGAACAAGAAACAGACGCTTCTAAACCAAATGCAAGTtctgaaattaatgattttgattCAGTTGGACAAGAAATGGCCAAGTCAATGATGGCATTTCTTCTTCCACAAGCCATTCCTTTGCTGAAGAAGGGTTCGAGAAAGGAAAAGGGTACTGTTAGCCCTTCAGAAATTCTGCGTTGTATGGTGAAATCTCAAGAGGAAATTAATGAAACCAGTGCTCCATCCCCTGGTACTTTATTGAACGTTATTATTTTTACGCTCGGCCCTTTTATAGTTGGTTGattattcttttctttataCTTGTAGGTGTAATGCTTTCTGCAACTAAAGATGCTGAGGAAGAAGGGATGTATATCCTAAATAGCGATCTTGGTTCAATTGTTCCAATAAGGTCTATTGTTCCTGACAGTTTAGAGGGTGATCAATATGGTGACCGTGTAGTCAACCACATGATATGTTCCTCTGATAAGGCTGAAGCTGATGAAGATAGTTCTGATGATGCATGCCTTCTCAACAGTTATGGGCAAGTTGTTTCTGTTAATAAGCATAAAAAATCTTTAGATAATCATCTTGAGATCAATGGAAGCAAATATATCTTTCCCTATAAGGATGTATGCATGGATTCTACTGGGAGGCTTGAGGAATGTGACACATACATATCTGGGTCTATACCAGTTTGTACATCTCCTCATAACAGAGTCGTTTCTGAAGAAATCAGGGATGAATTTGCTAATAGGGATGGATGCTCACTCGGTGTTATCCAAtctaagcaaagcaatgaaacTTCAGTTAATCTCCCTGAAGGTAATTTTTTTACACCAATTGTTTcagttaaattttattttggttccCAAATTCTGGGATATGTCTATCTAAAGTACTCATTTTCAGTCTAGTTGTTGAGATGAAGCGCCTTCTATTTCTACTGGCCTCGTAAGTTAGATAAAATGACATGACATTTTAGTTTCTTCGCCTTGTGAGTTGTGacaatttgttacaatttcttTACTCtggtactttttttttctattatcAGGTTATGAACAAATTAGTGATCCGAactccataatttttttttccaactctATGTGCACtgtttcttatgaaattctagCTAACTCAAGTACTGATTCTGGTTATTCAACGACAGATGTAATTGATGATAACCAAAGAGGcatgttgaattcttcaaaaaCATCAGAGAATGAAAATGCTGATAAGAGAACTGTTGCAGAAATTGGAAATGAGTCGTTTACTAAAGTTTCAAACTTAGTATATACCAGGAGGAAAGTTCACAAAGGAAACTACAGTGCTCCGTTCTCAGAGAGTATAGTATGCAGAAATAATGGTGATATTTATGTGCCTGAATCATACCCTTCCACAGAGACTTTGCTTGCGTTGGAGACTTTGCAAATGGGTTCTTCTGATGACACTTCAAATAAGATAGATTCATTCTGTGCTGAAGCCAAGATTGGGGGACATTCCAGTTGTTTGAATGCAGAGAAACCTTCCACAATATCTAAAGGTCCCATAAACAGTAGTGTTCCTGCTGCATTACAAGATCAAGCATTATTTGTTGCCTCTGGAGAAAAAGATACTTCGTACTCACTTGATTTGCCTGTTTCACGTGTAGAAAACCATGTTGACAAGGATGTGGTTGAACACGAGAACCTCCTCAAGTTAAACAACTCTGAAACATCTCAGAAACAGGGGATGAGCATCATTCATGATCACAATAGTATTCCACATCATTCAGACTCGAAGTCTCACAGTATGGAATTTAATAACGAACTAGCGGGCAATCTTGAGTTTGTGGGATGTTATTCCCATCAAAGTCCTGTTTTGTCAGCATTGTTGAGTGCAAAGGGGACTGAAACTTACGTTTGTGTTTTATGTGGCCATCTGGTTGACAAGGACGGAAGCCTATTCATCTACAAGATACAAATTGAGGGACCACGTGTTGGATGCCCTTCTTTTGTTGGTCACACATCCGTAACATGGCCCATGCGAAAAGACTACTTTGGTAAAGTAAGTTCTTGTATTCATTTGGCTTGGTAGACTTGTTTGCTTTATTATCAATTTTTTTGACATATGTGTTTACTCTTTGCCAGATTTCTTTGGAAAGATCCAGTTTGCAATTCACTCCAGATGGGCGATGTCTTGTTTTACTTGACAGCATTAAAACACCTTACTGCAGGTTAACCATCTATGCAGATTTTTAAAAAGTAATGTCGTAAATTAGGATTAAAGTTACTAATAAGGATTCCTTTAAATATTCTTAGGCAGGGGAGTATTGATTGTTCATGCTCCACATGTACGTCAAACTGCTCAGAGGAGAATACAGTGAAGATTGTGGAAGTAAAACTCGGTTATGTTTCAGTGGTGGCAAGATTGAAAGCAGTAGACAGTTTAGAATGTATATTGGTTTGTAAACCCAACAATATTGTTGCTGTTGGAGAAAGTGGGAGACTGCATCTGTGGGTTATGAACTCAATGTGGAGGTGAGTATCTAAAACCTTTCTTTCAACAACTCTAATACAAGTGTGGGTGTCAAACTTTGTAAGTGTTATTTTCAATAGAGTGGGAGTATTGTGTCAAAAGTCCAGGTATTTGATTGCTGGTGCAGATTTTGTACTAGATTTACCTTTAATACATCAACCACTAGTTCAGTGGGGAAACGTGGCACTTGCTATAAGCCTATAACCTTACGCAATTGTCTATTTGTAAGTCGTGCCATGTGCACACTTTGTGTTCTGAGatatttttccccttttttcctAGCCAATCGATTAAATCTGATGGTGCACCACAAATTGCGTTACTGATTTTCATGTTTGCCGACAATCATTTGCTGTTTCGAGTTGTTTCCATATCTTCTGTTAAACAAATTTTAATGGGGCTTCAAATTCCTTGTTTGCAGTGCACGGATAGAGAATTATGTTCTGCCAGCCGAAGATTGCATCTCCCCTGGAATAGTGGAGTTGAAGGGAATTCCAAATTGTACTCATATAGTTGTTGGCCATAATGGTTGTGGTGAATTCAGTCTATGGTATGCCTTTCTTAAACTACTGAGGAGGCCTACCGCACATAAGAGTCTTCTTTCATAAAGTAAAATATCACTGGTTCACTGTTATGTGGAATCATATAGGCTTGATAATTGGTCCTAATTGTGTTACCTGATCTGGATTATTTAGATAAAAAGTTTCCAGCCATTAGTTCTGTTGTCTGATTCTATCAGCTTTCAGTTCGCCTGTTATATGAATTTTGTGTATAATAGGTTATATGTTTGTTATTGAcctaatttaatataaaaattttggGCAATCAATTTCATTCTATGTAAAATTGATTAGTAGTAACATGCAACGGCATTTTCTTTCAGGGATATTTCTAAACGCATCCTCGTGTCAACGTTCTCTGCATCAAGCACTTCAGTCTGTCAATTCATTCCTATCAGTTTGTTTACTTGGCAAATACAGTGCCCTGTTTCCGGCTACTCTGATATAGAAGAACACCTCAAGCAAATGATGCCAGCCACATGTGATGGCCAATTTTCCTTGGAGGGGGAAGACCTTGCTGTCTGGCTTCTTGTCTCATCATCTTCTGATTTTGATAGTCAAGACTATATGTCCGGTGATTGTGACTTAAACCCAGTGGGAAGGTGGAGGCTTGCTCTAATGGTGAAAAATACGATGATATTCGGAAGTACATTGGATCCAAGGTGTGTTGACCATTTCGTGCACTGGAATGGAATTCTTCAACTATTTTTCGGGGCGTTGAACTTTATGAAATTGAGATCAGTTATTGCCAATAACTAATCGACTGATTTCATATTAATCTGGTATTTTCTATGCTATTTCAGTTCAGTTATTGGTCTTAGAACAAGTAGAGTAGAAATTTCTGCTTTTTTCGAGGAAAGTCTCAAGGATTAGACATTGGTAAAGATAAACTTGAAATGCCTGTCTACAGGTGTTTCTCTGATGATTAGAATGTATTGCTGATTATTGGACATTACTATTTTTAAACAATGAGAGGGTACAAACCTTTCCAGAATTGAGAATTCAgctgttttaacttttaaactCTCTGTACAGAGCTGCTGTTGTTGGTGCATCGGCTGGTCAAGGGATCTGTGGTACTAGTGATGGACTTGTGTATACGTGGGAGTTATCAACAGGAACTAAACTTGGCGATACGCATCATTTTAACGGTATGCATCCGCGATTACTATCTTAAAGAATAATGTCAGAAAGCAGACGTTGTCGAACTATGAACCCTACAATAATTGGTTCTAGAAACAGCCTTTCATCCACGGCAGATTTCATTAGTGAAACATGCATCAGTATATGACTTACATTTGCTGTGCTTTTGCTTCTGGTTGATTGCTTCATTCTGCCTCAGATTCCTAATATTTTATAGATGATAGTCATGGTTCAGACGAAACTGATGAAtcattttacttatttttttgttgaactgATGGTTTTTACACTATGTTTTGTGATGGTATCAGGTGGCAGTGTTTCTTGTATTGCTACCGATGACTCGAGGTCGGGTGCTGTGGCCGTAGCTTGTGACAACCAATTGCTGGTTTATATGCACTCTGAAAAACAATCTGTAAACTAACAAGCAAACAAGTAAGCTTTTTGTGATCTTACACTTGATGCATGAAAGTAGTCCATATATGTATCAGCGTATCTTACACTAGTCACGGAAAAAAATTGTGGGGGGCAACAATTTCTGCATTATATCAGCCTATCTTTGTCGGGCACTCTCAAGTTTTTTCGAAACCCTAGCCGGAGCATGATCATCGTAATCCATGGGAACATTTTCGTGAAGATGATTAGCCGGAACATGATCGTTGGCGTCGGCTAATTGGCTAATTCATCAAGGGTCGGCAAAGAATGAATCAGCAAGACCACTTCAAAGCAAAAGCCACCCTATATGTAATTAAAATCCtataagaacaagaaaaacatgTAAAGTCCGACTAGGAAACCTTTTAATCCAACAGAAAAAATATAATCTCTGCCTCTATCACACAGAAACCCTAGACTTCCCCTAACAGATAAATGACCATGACAGAGAACGGCAGTGCAGGCGGTGTTGAAGCTAACAACAGCAATGGCTGTGATAAGGAAGAGGAGGAGCTCTCAGTTCTCAGAGGCGGGCCAATATACGTCCCCAATCTGGTAGGTCGCCTCACCAGCGTCCTTTGTTTCAGCCTTCCATTATCTAAGAAATCCAGGATTTAGAGGCCGAAGTATCTTCACATTCGTCCCAAGTTTCCAACAAAGATATTTGGGTGGACGAGCTTAAGATCTTCACTGATAAGGAGCTGGTGGACATGGTTATCAAGGTAGCGTTTGAGGACGATGAACAAGAAGGGAGAGCACAAGATTCTGAGACATCAAGCCATACAACTTGTGAAAAGAAATCCAAGAAGAGAAAACGAGGAAAATATTATAACCAAGCTCTGGACGAAACTTATATTGCAAAGGTGGGGCGTATAAAAAGAATCAAATAGAAGCAAGACGAAGACAAAGCAGCCGTGAGACGctgcattcattcaattcaaacCCCAATTCGAATATCCATGCAGATCACGCCGCTACGTCCTCTAGGGCAGTTTATGATAAGATGAACCCTAAGATATGCAAGTTCAACTGTGAAGATAAAAATGTCAGCCAGCATTCAGGATTACTCCATGCCTGTGCACTATCCAGAAGTTGTTCTTTCAATTGGGGTTTACCATAACGTGCGAAAACGGATGAAGATCCGAGAGTTGTTGGTTCTTAGACAGCAAACTTTAACCGAACTGAGGGATAAGATCTACTGCTCAACAGACAATGCGATGCAGAAGGCCGGTCAACATGATCCTTCGGGATACTTCCTTATCGAAGACATTTTGCAACGATCTTAGGGATCCATTTGCAGTAGATTACAGCGAACCTGTACTCTGTTGGCTTAGAAACTCGAATGACGAGGCTTTCAGAAAATAGAAATGCCTTGTAACCGGAATGTCACAAAAGAAGAAGCTAAAAGCAACTGTAAATGATGTCGCGAGCTCTGAATTGCCAAGTTTCAGAACCCTTGACATGCACAAGACTTGGGTTTGTGACTTCAAATTCCGACTCGACGTTGAATATCTGTACTGTCAACAGGGAGATTGCAGACATACAATCGTAATTAGAGACATGAGATTGCTTCATCCGCAAGACATACGAAACAAGGCAGCTTAACCATTGCTCTTATTTCAGTTGAAGTCGGTTGCACGAAAATGTAATGCTTGTGAAGTATTTAGAGCGACAAGGGTGACGGCCGACGACCAGTGGGCTCGTGAGAACCCGTCTTCTGCGATGACTGCTATCACCGTGTTCACTATAAGGATGGTCATCTGTTGTATGATGACTTTTCTGTGTTTGATTATCAGCATGATTAATAGGGTTTGTTGATAATCTTAATCTTAAACAAAAACCCATTAATTGGGATCGTTGATAGGGTAATGTTATCCATACATCCATTTTTATTGCTCACACATCCCTCCCAACTTTCAGTCgtcagattgaatgaattaaagaagatcaatgacaaaaaattaataagggcgTGTGTGAGGtaaaaagggtgtgtgaatagcacgaTGGTTGTCGATAATCTTGCTCTTAGACATCCTGATTACTCAATAAACACaatggaattgttattagcactttaaaaatcttgTTGTGCAcacacaaatgtatttttcttttaaatatagaaaatttgaagtgcaTAATGAGAATTTGGAAGTGCCTAACAATTTTCTGAAACAAAAACTTGCCACAATGAAAATGAAAGACACGTGTATGAACAAAATATTGGTGATATGAAAATGAGAGATTGTCGATGCCTTCTCAAGTATGAATCAGATATCCAATTGCTTGCATTAGAAGAATATCCCAGTGAAAAATTTGTTGATAGAGTTGGTCTAGATTGGTGAGACATTTCACCCGAGAAAATTCCAACTGCTGCCTTCAGTAGGATTCTGGGCCACGTCTCAGTCCTTCTTAAACATAAATTGGATATCCAATTGCTTCgatttaaattatttgaaagatgtctttttttttttggtaaaaatttgaaagatgtcttttatatatatatatattaaatttatcattttattaaaaaaataaaaaataaaaaagacaatcaAACCGATTTCTTGATTCAGTGGGCTCCCATCCAAGTAATTATGCAAGGAAGAGGATCTTCTTCAGATTCACTTTATAAGGATTCACACATCCtagttcatcgtacatcgtacgataagttttcgtcagatactatttgtgtttaattttaaataaacaaagataaataatttctgattgcACGATACACGATGAATCGCTAAGAGGGATCCCCATAGAatggatccggatgggatccaattccATTATGCAAGgcatgtggaaaaaaaaatattattattattattatttttaccaaaaaaaaaatttataaaggaGCAAGTCCGATTAAGCATCATAGTTAAAAATAGGGAACCTTAACGAAAGCTTTTGGTACTGTTTAtcttaacgaaaaaccatatttttatactaacaAGTTAACTCTGGTATTATTcaatttatcatttattttatctttatcgttaaaatttaaaattttcaaatcattttctttaactttttttttttttttttttaaatatggatCACACTGGAAGCCCACTACAAATGGACTAGTCCAGTTCGGATTCTGCAACTTACAGAACTTATGAAATTGACCAAATTACCCTTCCACGCACAATCGACGTGACCTTTCCGTCCACCTATACCATACATAAACAGTCAAAAGAGTCAAAGACAAATCCCGCTTTCCTCGTAACATCGTAAGTCGAACCCGATTCTTTCTTACTATCTGCGTTTCTTCTGTAACAGTAGTGCCTCTCTGCTCCGCCACCAAGAGCCAGCAATGGCGGGAGGAGCTGCTTTCTCCGACGCAAAACCGACGCCGATCCTGAAAGACGAGCTCGACATTGTAATCCCGACGATTCGAAACCTGGACTTCTTGGAGATGTGGCGGCCGTACTTCGAGCCCTACCACCTGATCATCGTCCAGGACGGCGATCCGTCGCGGACCGTCAGGGTCCCTGACGGATTCGACTACGAGCTCTTCAATCGCAACGATATTAATCGAATTCTGGGTCCCAAGGCCTCCTGCATTTCCTTCAAGGACTCTGCTTGTCGCTGCTTTGGGTACTTGGTCTCGAAGAAGAAGTACATCTTTACCATTGACGACGATTGCTTTGTAAGAATTAacatccctctctctccctctccctctctaaaAAAATGAGATTTTAGATTCAACCGGATGGATCTTGAAGTTTTTTAGGAAATGGGGTTCGGGGTTTTTATGCGTTttgtcaatttttgtcaaattttggaTTTCCGAGTGATGAAATTGCgatggtttttttaatttttttaattttttttaattgggatTGTGGAGTTTACACCATATAACTTAAGCATTTTGGTTTTGATCTgggttttttgtgttttatggAAACAAGTTTTTGATGTGTTATGTAATTTCACGTTTGTCCAATTTGTGTTTATCTGTTGGTATGAATTATACGTAACGTTGTTCGTGTTACTGCGAAAAATTTCGAAATCTCGCATTTGTTGAAATCTGTATCTTTGTATGCAGGTTGCGAAAGACCCATCTGGGAAAGAGATCAATGCACCTGAACAACATATAAAGAACCTGTTAAATCCATCAACTCCTCTATTTTTCAAGACTTTATATGATCCGTACAGAGAAGGTGCAGACTTTGTACGCGGATATCCTTTTAGTCTCCGTGAGGGTGTTCCAACCGCAGTTTCTCATGGTCTCTGGCTCAACATCCCGGACTATGATGCTCCCACCCAGCTTGCCAAGCCTCTGGAAAGAAACACTAGGTATAATGAATGATCCTAAATAACACAAAAACTGTACTAATAACCACTGGAAAGCCCTTTTTTCGTAATTGTGTGTTCATTTCTTGGTAAAATGTTTTCAGGTTTGTTGATGCAGTTCTGACAATACCCAAGGGAACTCTATTTCCTATGTGTGGTATGAACTTGGCTTTCAACCGTCAACTGATTGGACCGGCAATGTACTTCGGACTCATGGGTGATGGTCAGCCAATTGGAAGATATGATGATATGTGGGCTGGCTGGTGCATGAAGGTAATTTGAATTGCTTATTTAGTTCTGTATCTTTAACCCTCTTTATCTTTTTGTACTTACATACTTTTTCTAGGGGAATTTAGCACTTCAATCGTGACATTGAATTGGATTGTTGTTCGTAAGGTTAAACTTTCTTGTCGTTAGGATT from Pyrus communis chromosome 4, drPyrComm1.1, whole genome shotgun sequence harbors:
- the LOC137731315 gene encoding uncharacterized protein; the encoded protein is MTKSPKVPGETKPSGAAEKPDDLEITSIGSLYTGPWDKKYWSSSRGKDRYPYPVGYQAVRAHNGSTYKMEIQEGPKGPLFSIICADGQSCSGQTPDMAWEKFQKTFFPRLKIWHGKRFSCKIDGVEFFGFKNPFVQRLLREMAANVNGTAERSLLPLSFCNRASGTDVDNHSPEPCSFVATPRITGKRSRRRELVNSNSFSSASIRRSRPEYLASVAEASKGKKRYHNNGKNAVNEDDICKYPKVLPPLPAHQEESEFSAKDILPLDFAGVSNHLRKDAVHKDTRLFTSSGNCKSTGLACNLSANEDKPLDRSQDADPMELEDKNVDATVPKDSKGLTDVGLYAPDTLDLTQDKTSDSAPTIQDRSALKVVIPEGLLTESHPKVSPPLVHLVPAHHEESDFSAKDSLPLDSVCFSNHLRKDSAHEEARLLVGSGSCKSTVLASNLPVDEEKPHDRYQDFDLMAPEEKNMDSTIPKDSEAFTDLCAPDTLDFTQDNTSESASTIQDRSALNVVISEGLVTESHPEQETDASKPNASSEINDFDSVGQEMAKSMMAFLLPQAIPLLKKGSRKEKGTVSPSEILRCMVKSQEEINETSAPSPAFYSWLIILFFILVGVMLSATKDAEEEGMYILNSDLGSIVPIRSIVPDSLEGDQYGDRVVNHMICSSDKAEADEDSSDDACLLNSYGQVVSVNKHKKSLDNHLEINGSKYIFPYKDVCMDSTGRLEECDTYISGSIPVCTSPHNRVVSEEIRDEFANRDGCSLGVIQSKQSNETSVNLPEDVIDDNQRGMLNSSKTSENENADKRTVAEIGNESFTKVSNLVYTRRKVHKGNYSAPFSESIVCRNNGDIYVPESYPSTETLLALETLQMGSSDDTSNKIDSFCAEAKIGGHSSCLNAEKPSTISKGPINSSVPAALQDQALFVASGEKDTSYSLDLPVSRVENHVDKDVVEHENLLKLNNSETSQKQGMSIIHDHNSIPHHSDSKSHSMEFNNELAGNLEFVGCYSHQSPVLSALLSAKGTETYVCVLCGHLVDKDGSLFIYKIQIEGPRVGCPSFVGHTSVTWPMRKDYFGKISLERSSLQFTPDGRCLVLLDSIKTPYCRQGSIDCSCSTCTSNCSEENTVKIVEVKLGYVSVVARLKAVDSLECILVCKPNNIVAVGESGRLHLWVMNSMWSARIENYVLPAEDCISPGIVELKGIPNCTHIVVGHNGCGEFSLWDISKRILVSTFSASSTSVCQFIPISLFTWQIQCPVSGYSDIEEHLKQMMPATCDGQFSLEGEDLAVWLLVSSSSDFDSQDYMSGDCDLNPVGRWRLALMVKNTMIFGSTLDPRAAVVGASAGQGICGTSDGLVYTWELSTGTKLGDTHHFNGGSVSCIATDDSRSGAVAVACDNQLLVYMHSEKQSVN
- the LOC137731411 gene encoding probable UDP-arabinopyranose mutase 1, whose translation is MAGGAAFSDAKPTPILKDELDIVIPTIRNLDFLEMWRPYFEPYHLIIVQDGDPSRTVRVPDGFDYELFNRNDINRILGPKASCISFKDSACRCFGYLVSKKKYIFTIDDDCFVAKDPSGKEINAPEQHIKNLLNPSTPLFFKTLYDPYREGADFVRGYPFSLREGVPTAVSHGLWLNIPDYDAPTQLAKPLERNTRFVDAVLTIPKGTLFPMCGMNLAFNRQLIGPAMYFGLMGDGQPIGRYDDMWAGWCMKVICDHLGYGVKTGLPYIWHSKASNPFVNLKKEYNGIFWQEELIPFFQSAVLTKECTTVQKCYLELSKQVKAKLGKIDPYFLKLADAMVTWVEAWDELNGSGENSSKLTNDPEK